A genomic window from Aethina tumida isolate Nest 87 chromosome 4, icAetTumi1.1, whole genome shotgun sequence includes:
- the LOC109603216 gene encoding ammonium transporter 2-like isoform X1, with translation MILVYDALFNDTYQLTDGGAPQSSLMKCLFVLLLRSGFILIQASCVPVQNIYIILMKNFIDMAAALLSYTFIGFTLSNGYKAFQGFLGFGKWIESDILFLPDAIQGYLSVLMGTGIISASLSGRMHVATLIINCIIYSSILQPILMYWTWSGDGLFYAVQVQGVTYGNRDYGGLVAVHLSAAIVSLMGIFFLGRRVMILRSMDPLSIGLESTGRAIIGYTFIILGTIAFELPSFKMINPLFESELTSLIVVNNLIAIGTSIFVVTICHVMVYHRQIFSYWVFVRTLQSAYAGVVTISGGVDVFSPLSSLLITVLSSLLFFAVAFGLHMTAFEDNCNVAAIHFNCAFFGNLCTGIFKTTRYGWNLGVHTGTWYQLMVWLSAFIFITISMTIVYVIISCTRILSGDVESRNHLMAENIKKSQKKKFYRRLFSIKQRRRYFEPATILRLMQYNSPFKPMSNQEEERFM, from the exons TATTGTTACTTCGTAgtggttttatattaattcaagCGTCATGCGTCCCCgtccaaaatatatatataatactgaTGAAGAACTTTATAGACATGGCTGCAGCCCTTTTATCTTATACTTTTATCGGATTTACATTGTCTAACGGATACAAGGCTTTTCAAGGATTTCTAGGATTTGGAAAATGGATTGAGAGCGATATCCTCTTCCTTCCAGACGCGATACAAG GATATTTGTCTGTACTAATGGGTACTGGGATAATAAGCGCTAGTCTGTCAGGTCGTATGCACGTTGCCACCCTGATAATTAATTGCATAAtatattcatcaattttacAACCAATATTGATGTACTGGACGTGGAGCGGTGATGGACTATTCTATGCTGTCCAAGTTCAGGGTGTAACATACGGCAACCGTGATTACGGTGGTCTGGTCGCCGTACATCTATCAGCAGCTATTGTGAGTTTGATGGGTATATTCTTTTTGGGAAGGAGGGTGATGATATTGCGCAGCATGGATCCCTTGTCCATTGGGCTGGAGTCCACCGGCAGGGCAATCATTggatatacatttattattttag GAACAATAGCATTTGAGTTGCCCtctttcaaaatgatcaaccCCCTTTTTGAAAGCGAATTAACCAGCCTCATAGTGGTGAACAATCTTATTGCCATTGGGACGTCTATTTTCGTTGTAACAATATGCCATGTTATGGTGTACCATCGGCAAATATTCAGCTACTGGGTGTTCGTGCGAACATTACAAAGTGCTTATGCTGGAGTCGTAACAATTTCGGGTGGAGTGGACGTATTTTCACCGTTGTCTTCGTTACTCATTACTGTTTTATCGTCGTTGTTGTTTTTTGCAGTTGCTTTTGGTCTTCATATGACAGCTTTTGAGGATAATTGTAACGTTGCAGCTATTCACTTCAATTGTGCCTTTTTCGGCAACCTTTGCACTGGAATCTTCAAAACGACTCGGTATGGTTGGAACTTAGGAGTACACACAGGTACTTGGTACCAGCTTATGGTTTGGCTTTCtgcattcatttttataacaatttcaatGACGATAGTCTATGTCATAATCTCTTGTACCCGAATCCTAAGCGGAGATGTAGAATCCCGCAATCATTTGATggctgaaaatataaaaaagtcacAGAAGAAAAAGTTCTACAGAAGactttttagtattaaacagAGGAGACGGTATTTCGAACCAGCCACTATTTTGAGATTAATGCAGTACAATTCGCCTTTTAAACCTATGAGCAACCAAGAGGAGGAACGCTTCATGTGA
- the LOC109603216 gene encoding ammonium transporter 2-like isoform X2 produces the protein MILVYDALFNDTYQLTDGGAPQSSLMKCLFVLLLRSGFILIQASCVPVQNIYIILMKNFIDMAAALLSYTFIGFTLSNGYKAFQGFLGFGKWIESDILFLPDAIQGYLSVLMGTGIISASLSGRMHVATLIINCIIYSSILQPILMYWTWSGDGLFYAVQVQGVTYGNRDYGGLVAVHLSAAIVSLMGIFFLGRRVMILRSMDPLSIGLESTGRAIIGYTFIILGTIAFELPSFKMINPLFESELTSLIVVNNLIAIGTSIFVVTICHVMVYHRQIFSYWVFVRTLQSAYAGVVTISGGVDVFSPLSSLLITVLSSLLFFAVAFGLHMTAFEDNCNVAAIHFNCAFFGNLCTGIFKTTRYGWNLGVHTVLNRGDGISNQPLF, from the exons TATTGTTACTTCGTAgtggttttatattaattcaagCGTCATGCGTCCCCgtccaaaatatatatataatactgaTGAAGAACTTTATAGACATGGCTGCAGCCCTTTTATCTTATACTTTTATCGGATTTACATTGTCTAACGGATACAAGGCTTTTCAAGGATTTCTAGGATTTGGAAAATGGATTGAGAGCGATATCCTCTTCCTTCCAGACGCGATACAAG GATATTTGTCTGTACTAATGGGTACTGGGATAATAAGCGCTAGTCTGTCAGGTCGTATGCACGTTGCCACCCTGATAATTAATTGCATAAtatattcatcaattttacAACCAATATTGATGTACTGGACGTGGAGCGGTGATGGACTATTCTATGCTGTCCAAGTTCAGGGTGTAACATACGGCAACCGTGATTACGGTGGTCTGGTCGCCGTACATCTATCAGCAGCTATTGTGAGTTTGATGGGTATATTCTTTTTGGGAAGGAGGGTGATGATATTGCGCAGCATGGATCCCTTGTCCATTGGGCTGGAGTCCACCGGCAGGGCAATCATTggatatacatttattattttag GAACAATAGCATTTGAGTTGCCCtctttcaaaatgatcaaccCCCTTTTTGAAAGCGAATTAACCAGCCTCATAGTGGTGAACAATCTTATTGCCATTGGGACGTCTATTTTCGTTGTAACAATATGCCATGTTATGGTGTACCATCGGCAAATATTCAGCTACTGGGTGTTCGTGCGAACATTACAAAGTGCTTATGCTGGAGTCGTAACAATTTCGGGTGGAGTGGACGTATTTTCACCGTTGTCTTCGTTACTCATTACTGTTTTATCGTCGTTGTTGTTTTTTGCAGTTGCTTTTGGTCTTCATATGACAGCTTTTGAGGATAATTGTAACGTTGCAGCTATTCACTTCAATTGTGCCTTTTTCGGCAACCTTTGCACTGGAATCTTCAAAACGACTCGGTATGGTTGGAACTTAGGAGTACACACAG tattaaacagAGGAGACGGTATTTCGAACCAGCCACTATTTTGA
- the LOC109603216 gene encoding uncharacterized protein LOC109603216 isoform X3: protein MILVYDALFNDTYQLTDGGAPQSSLMKCLFVLLLRSGFILIQASCVPVQNIYIILMKNFIDMAAALLSYTFIGFTLSNGYKAFQGFLGFGKWIESDILFLPDAIQGYLSVLMGTGIISASLSGRMHVATLIINCIIYSSILQPILMYWTWSGDGLFYAVQVQGVTYGNRDYGGLVAVHLSAAIVSLMGIFFLGRRVMILRSMDPLSIGLESTGRAIIGYTFIILGTIAFELPSFKMINPLFESELTSLIVVNNLIAIGTSIFVVTICHVMVYHRQIFSYWVFVRTLQSAYAGVVTISGGVDLLLVFI from the exons TATTGTTACTTCGTAgtggttttatattaattcaagCGTCATGCGTCCCCgtccaaaatatatatataatactgaTGAAGAACTTTATAGACATGGCTGCAGCCCTTTTATCTTATACTTTTATCGGATTTACATTGTCTAACGGATACAAGGCTTTTCAAGGATTTCTAGGATTTGGAAAATGGATTGAGAGCGATATCCTCTTCCTTCCAGACGCGATACAAG GATATTTGTCTGTACTAATGGGTACTGGGATAATAAGCGCTAGTCTGTCAGGTCGTATGCACGTTGCCACCCTGATAATTAATTGCATAAtatattcatcaattttacAACCAATATTGATGTACTGGACGTGGAGCGGTGATGGACTATTCTATGCTGTCCAAGTTCAGGGTGTAACATACGGCAACCGTGATTACGGTGGTCTGGTCGCCGTACATCTATCAGCAGCTATTGTGAGTTTGATGGGTATATTCTTTTTGGGAAGGAGGGTGATGATATTGCGCAGCATGGATCCCTTGTCCATTGGGCTGGAGTCCACCGGCAGGGCAATCATTggatatacatttattattttag GAACAATAGCATTTGAGTTGCCCtctttcaaaatgatcaaccCCCTTTTTGAAAGCGAATTAACCAGCCTCATAGTGGTGAACAATCTTATTGCCATTGGGACGTCTATTTTCGTTGTAACAATATGCCATGTTATGGTGTACCATCGGCAAATATTCAGCTACTGGGTGTTCGTGCGAACATTACAAAGTGCTTATGCTGGAGTCGTAACAATTTCGGGTGGAGTGGAC TTGCTTTTGGTCTTCATATGA